ATCGAATAATTGAATCTTAATATGTTGACTTGAAATTACTCGTTGCTTGATGATTAGTGTCATcatactcaaaaaattttttgaacaaataaatgTACCATGAAACACGGCAAGTGATTTACTAGGACCATTAATTGATTATTAGGaggtatggcactgcttgaatgatcgcgcaaacggtttgagtaaaatcgtccggatcaaaatattttgtacaaaccaccctCTGTGACATAGTGTATGGTGCGATTTGTACAATATTCAGGAaatttactcagccccagccggggtggaggtgGTTTTTTGTTGTTACTATTGCTGTTATCGCCAgccatcgtttgtgttcgcgcgaAATATATTTGTATCGtgagtatcaatgattctaacaCAGAGTACAATTCAAgataaatattataatataaaattaaagattacaatataaaaaaaggtctccaaccatgtgtttcaaataatttaacgtTTGCTCTGGGAACAAACGTTGGAGTGAAGGCAGCGAGAATAGAGTATCAATAATTCTagcatagagtccaatgataagtaaaatatatttttaaaatcaattaggAACATGAGTatagaattaaatattacaatataaaaacacCAACTCAAGTAACTCAAGAATAGATAGTTCGAGCTCATCATTTGACCTGTGGTATGTTTTGTCCAAAAATGTCATTGTAATTTCATGGTCTGGGAGTGAAGTGCAGCTTGATCTGGTTCTGTTGAAGGTTAAGTGTATAACAGGTAGGAGCGATTTACACGTGCGCTGTTGCCTAGGAGGCTTGTGGTGGAACAGTTGATTCGCCTTGAGAGAGCTCTTTATAACTGGATAAGATACCATTCAGGACTGATAAGGATGAAAGTTACTTGATTCTTTCTACATTTCGAATCGGATGAGCGACAACATTTCTGGATGGTGGAGGTTGGTCCCGGATACTGACAGTTATGGACCACTGGAGTATCGTTCTTCCAGAATAAATTCAACGCCCTGATGCAAGCGTGAGATGCTAAATTTTGTTTGGCCCATTCCATGTCTAGGGTGAGGTACGGCAAGATGAGTTCATCCCAAATGTAATAAATAGGGTGCCTATCGGAAGTCAATCCTATTCCTTTCTGCCCAGAATGGACTAAATTGACCAATATGACCAAATCGATGTGGATCATGAAAGGATACCCTGGAAAAAAGGAATAATTATTGACCATGTTTACTGTCGTCCAAAAAGGTTCTCTTACATTCGAAATGGTTTCTATTTTCAGTCTGTTCATAGTCGAACTTGAGAGCTTCGCTGGGGCCAGAGTTCTTTTTACTTGTAAGCCCGGTTCGAGTTCCAGCAGGAGGGTCCTTTGATATTGGACAAGTTGTAAAAGCTGTTGTGTAGTCCGTGTAGGCGTATCGGTTCGCATCGAGGCTCTCGAACGTGATCAGATGCTGACCCTGCTGACCGATGCGTGAGCGAACATCAAACTTGCCTTGGCCGTGGCGTCCTAGAATTGGGTTTGAGCAATCTTAATATTGTATGCACCGATCAAAAAACTACCATCTGCTGGAAAAGTTAAAGGTTTCACACTTGAACATTCAAATATAAACTTACCTAATGGAAGCAGAACATTCCGATGGGCAGCTTCACCCGAGCTTTGCAGCCACAAAATACCGACCTTGCTATCAATTGTTGACGACACACTGGGCGAACGCGTTGTATTAATCATCTTTCGGTGGCGGtggctttttctttaaatatattcgAGGGTGCAGCAGCGGATTATTATTAATTAACCGGTCAGAAAAGaactttcgaaaaaatttgaatagttcGATTTGGGTGTTG
This sequence is a window from Uranotaenia lowii strain MFRU-FL chromosome 3, ASM2978415v1, whole genome shotgun sequence. Protein-coding genes within it:
- the LOC129758623 gene encoding uncharacterized protein LOC129758623, with amino-acid sequence MINTTRSPSVSSTIDSKVGILWLQSSGEAAHRNVLLPLGRHGQGKFDVRSRIGQQGQHLITFESLDANRYAYTDYTTAFTTCPISKDPPAGTRTGLTSKKNSGPSEALKFDYEQTENRNHFEWYPFMIHIDLVILVNLVHSGQKGIGLTSDRHPIYYIWDELILPYLTLDMEWAKQNLASHACIRALNLFWKNDTPVVHNCQYPGPTSTIQKCCRSSDSKCRKNQVTFILISPEWYLIQL